The sequence AGCAGTATGGCAGTGGACAAAGTCAGCCAGCTTCTGATTTATATGCGCTCGGAGCCTTACTGCTCTACATGGCTACCGGGGGCCAATGCAGCAGATGGGAATCGGGAATGGAAGGCAGGCTGCACGGGCATATTCCAGATAGACTGATACCTGTGCTAAGACGGCTGCTGCGTCATCATCCAGATGAGCGTTATCAGGATGCAGATACTGTTCAGCGTGTGCTTGCGCCTATTGCAGCTGAATTTGCTGCCAGAGGTAAAGACAAAGCTCAAGATAAAGTTAAGACGAAACACATAGCGAAGCCTAACATAAGTACTGGTGAAGCTGGAAGGTCCAATTTCTCAGATTCAGTTATAGTAGCAAAAGGGTGTAAACCAGCAGTTATTGCCCTGCTTGGAGTAGCTAATGGTCTTGGAACAACACATACTTCGTTTGCCATTGCCCGTTACCTTTCACAGTTGGGTTCTACAGTATGGGTGGATCTAAGCCCAGTTTCATCTGTCTATGACCGTATCTGCAGTATGCTTGAGATCCCTGAAGAGACAGGTTATAACGATGAAGGCGAGAGTGGTAGGGCCATAACATGGAATGGGGTTCATTATTGGAAACGTCCACCTCACGGAAATATTGCCGAGTTATTGCAGGGTGATTATCGATATATAGTACTGGATCTGGGTACAGGGGAGTATGAGGGAGCCATGGAGGCATTCACGAGCAGCGCTGTGCCGATATTGGTTGCCTCAGGCGCAGATTGGCGGCTGGAAGAGACACTGCTCTGGTTGCGTCGTAGCGGACTTTCTCCCCACCCCAATTGGCGGGTAGCGTTACCAATCTCTGGACGCGCTGCGGTAACCCTTTTGCAGGTCAATTTGGGTGTGGGCAAGGTCTATGCACTTCCACTACAACGAGATCCATTTCAGCCGAAGGGAAAGCTCGCAGAGGTTCTGCGCGAACTCCTGGCAGAGATCACGGGATTGCAGAGTGGAGGAAAAAGAAGACGTTTTTTTCAGAAAAAAACATAATAAGGCTTTCATTGCTTACAAAAGCCGACTATTCCGCTAAATACCTGTTCTGTGTTGAGCTCACTTGTGATAAAATAGATAATTGTATGTATAATATAATCTCGAAGATTTTAAATATAGATAGGAGCTTGCGGAGAATTTATGAGTTTACTTACAGTAGAAGACGTTTCCCATGATTTTGGGGGCCGTACGTTGTTCAAAGATGTAACTTTCCGTTTGCTGGCCGGCGAGCATGTAGGACTAGTAGGTGCGAATGGGGTCGGCAAATCAACACTGATGAATATTTTAACAGGAACTCTGTTGAAGGATAGCGGTAAAGTAGAATGGACACCAAGAGTGCGTTTTGGATATCTCGATCAGCATACGTTGCTTACACCTGGCAAAACCGTACGTGATGTGCTGAAGGATGCGTTCTTGC comes from Paenibacillus sp. 19GGS1-52 and encodes:
- a CDS encoding serine/threonine-protein kinase; this translates as MQFISKLAKGQIIGDRYRITELLGTGGMSYVYLTEDLRLPGQRWAVKENMISGELYRDVIAEAELLISLNHHRLPRIIDFYRPDEDGYAYLIMDYIEGVTLSQFMAVNSGPLPAVLIVSLARQLLEVLQYLHGQRPPIVYRDLKPANVMLTHEDELVLIDFGIARSYRKGANEDTVKLGTVGFAAPEQYGSGQSQPASDLYALGALLLYMATGGQCSRWESGMEGRLHGHIPDRLIPVLRRLLRHHPDERYQDADTVQRVLAPIAAEFAARGKDKAQDKVKTKHIAKPNISTGEAGRSNFSDSVIVAKGCKPAVIALLGVANGLGTTHTSFAIARYLSQLGSTVWVDLSPVSSVYDRICSMLEIPEETGYNDEGESGRAITWNGVHYWKRPPHGNIAELLQGDYRYIVLDLGTGEYEGAMEAFTSSAVPILVASGADWRLEETLLWLRRSGLSPHPNWRVALPISGRAAVTLLQVNLGVGKVYALPLQRDPFQPKGKLAEVLRELLAEITGLQSGGKRRRFFQKKT